From a single Collimonas pratensis genomic region:
- a CDS encoding acetyl-CoA C-acyltransferase gives MSKQLQEAYIVSATRTPIGKAPRGMFKNTRPDDLLVRVMQSAMAQVPGLDPKLVQDAIIGCSFPEGAQGLNMARNAVLLAGLPNTIGGVTVNRYCASGITAIAMAADRIRVGEADVMIAGGAESMSMVPMMGFHPSVNMNAFKDENVGMAYGMGLTAEKVAQQWKVSREAQDAFSVESHRRAIAGQQAGEFKDETTSFDIIERFPNLATGEIDLKNRTVDRDEGARAESNMETLGKLKAVFAAKGTVTAGNSSQMSDGAGALILVSEKILKEFNLTPLARFVSFAVRGVPPEIMGIGPKEAIPAALRAAGLTQDQLDWIELNEAFAAQALAVIQDLGLDPAKVNPLGGAIALGHPLGATGAIRAATAIHGIRRRNQKYGMVTMCVGAGMGAAGIFERM, from the coding sequence ATGAGCAAACAACTTCAAGAAGCCTATATCGTTTCGGCTACCCGTACGCCAATCGGCAAGGCGCCGCGCGGCATGTTCAAGAACACCCGCCCGGACGACCTGCTGGTACGCGTCATGCAATCCGCCATGGCGCAAGTGCCTGGCCTGGATCCTAAACTGGTGCAGGACGCCATCATCGGCTGTTCCTTCCCTGAAGGCGCACAAGGCCTGAACATGGCGCGTAACGCCGTGCTGCTGGCCGGTCTGCCGAACACCATCGGCGGCGTTACCGTCAACCGTTACTGCGCATCCGGCATCACCGCCATCGCCATGGCTGCCGACCGCATCCGCGTCGGCGAAGCTGACGTCATGATCGCCGGCGGCGCCGAATCGATGTCGATGGTGCCGATGATGGGTTTCCATCCTTCGGTCAACATGAACGCCTTCAAGGACGAAAACGTCGGCATGGCCTACGGCATGGGCCTGACTGCAGAAAAAGTCGCCCAGCAATGGAAAGTCTCGCGCGAAGCGCAAGACGCCTTCTCGGTCGAATCGCACCGCCGCGCCATCGCCGGCCAGCAAGCTGGCGAGTTCAAGGATGAAACCACCTCCTTCGACATCATCGAGCGCTTCCCCAACCTGGCCACCGGCGAGATCGATCTGAAGAACCGCACCGTCGACCGCGACGAAGGCGCACGCGCCGAGTCGAACATGGAAACGCTGGGCAAGCTGAAGGCAGTGTTCGCCGCCAAAGGCACAGTCACCGCAGGCAACAGCTCGCAAATGTCGGACGGCGCCGGCGCCTTGATCCTGGTCAGCGAAAAAATCCTCAAGGAATTCAACCTGACCCCGCTGGCGCGTTTCGTCTCGTTCGCAGTACGCGGCGTACCGCCGGAAATCATGGGCATCGGTCCTAAGGAAGCGATTCCGGCAGCGCTGCGCGCCGCTGGCCTGACCCAAGACCAGCTGGACTGGATCGAACTCAACGAAGCATTCGCAGCGCAAGCGCTGGCAGTGATCCAGGACCTCGGCCTGGATCCAGCCAAGGTCAACCCGCTGGGCGGCGCCATTGCACTGGGCCACCCGCTGGGCGCAACTGGCGCCATCCGTGCCGCCACTGCGATCCATGGCATCCGCCGCCGCAACCAGAAATACGGCATGGTCACCATGTGCGTTGGCGCCGGCATGGGCGCTGCAGGTATTTTCGAGCGCATGTAG
- a CDS encoding enoyl-CoA hydratase: MDILTSKENGILTIEFNRLEKKNAITAAMYQIMVDALKDAETDSAVRAILFLGKPQIFSAGNDLEDFMKNRPTGTDSPVFQFLWQISHASKPMVAAVAGAAVGIGTTLLMHCDLVYAADNARFSMPFTQLGLCPEAASSLILPQIAGYQRAAEKLLLGEAFTAEEAASMGLVNKVLPAEELLAFAQAQAAKLVALPAASIRITKRLMKGAQTAEVEARMAQEIEHFGAMLKAAEAAEAFTAFFERRKPDFSKFC; encoded by the coding sequence ATGGATATTTTGACCAGCAAGGAAAACGGCATCCTGACGATTGAATTCAACCGTCTCGAAAAGAAGAACGCCATCACCGCCGCCATGTACCAGATCATGGTCGACGCCCTGAAAGATGCAGAGACAGACAGCGCAGTGCGCGCCATCCTGTTCCTCGGCAAGCCGCAGATCTTCAGCGCCGGCAACGATCTTGAAGATTTCATGAAGAACCGCCCCACCGGCACCGACAGCCCGGTGTTCCAGTTCCTGTGGCAGATCAGCCATGCCAGCAAGCCGATGGTAGCGGCAGTAGCCGGCGCCGCGGTCGGCATCGGCACCACCCTGCTGATGCATTGCGACCTGGTCTACGCCGCCGACAACGCCCGTTTCTCGATGCCGTTCACGCAGCTCGGCCTGTGCCCGGAAGCCGCCTCCAGCCTGATCTTGCCGCAGATCGCCGGCTATCAGCGCGCAGCAGAAAAACTGCTGTTGGGTGAAGCCTTCACAGCAGAAGAAGCCGCCTCCATGGGCCTGGTCAACAAGGTCTTGCCGGCGGAAGAACTGCTGGCGTTTGCGCAGGCGCAGGCGGCCAAGCTGGTGGCATTGCCGGCGGCGTCTATCCGCATCACCAAGCGTTTGATGAAGGGTGCGCAAACTGCTGAGGTGGAAGCGCGGATGGCGCAAGAGATCGAGCATTTCGGCGCGATGTTGAAGGCGGCTGAGGCGGCTGAGGCGTTTACTGCGTTTTTTGAGCGGCGTAAGCCTGACTTTAGCAAGTTTTGCTGA
- a CDS encoding type I addiction module toxin, SymE family: protein MAKRNHTRDLRTPTTDDPSQRLTVSFYQDDNPDALWIKLSGAGLKQTGFAPQASVRVRIMTGCPIITSN, encoded by the coding sequence ATGGCTAAGCGCAATCATACGCGAGACCTCCGCACGCCCACAACCGATGATCCGTCGCAACGGCTCACCGTTTCTTTCTACCAAGACGACAATCCCGACGCACTCTGGATCAAGCTAAGCGGGGCCGGTCTCAAGCAAACCGGCTTTGCACCGCAAGCATCTGTCCGCGTCAGGATCATGACGGGCTGTCCGATCATTACCAGCAACTGA
- a CDS encoding type VI secretion system Vgr family protein produces MGHTQVFLEALRSGGNRQHNRILRLSFPHNDGPQAQLLVNKLDAVESLSRDFSFIIELLSDTPDLALKDLQGKLFSVELVRGDGSLRFFSGFCFEFSLLRTDGGISFYQAKLGPWLQYLRLRTDNYIFHGKTLREQLEIIFADYGTLPSWDFQVSGEDAAMTDATQFGESDYNYIHRRLEFRGIFYRYAHTDQGHKLVIMNDSTRAEPIDGGPEIKFQRHGGATEEDGIGEFSSTRQIVPSSVTLGGFNFKNPKPFSAGVPTLNRQGNVLSTEVYEYVGAYGAKNVQDADTQARLRMEEIEAIGKHFEAVGNNRFVIPGCWFHLTNHFGFNLFASHEEAAKNEFLIVSVHHVATNNYLQEATEQAGYSNTFTCIRKAIPWRPGRGFNSVDTKINYPQTATVVGPNGQGPVFTDEYGRVRIQFHWDRVGTNDEKSSAFVRAASPWAGAELGAQAIHRVGSEVLVMYLDGNPDRPIIIGSVYNQRNMPPWKLATQQSLMGFRSRELTPDGGNQPRGRSNHVILDDSNKSIQAQIRSDAQHSQLSLGQITRIEDNAGRKDARGDGWELRSDGHGVARSAKGMLITTEARPGAAAHMTDMGETIQRLTSARDQHETLADLAQQAGAQEKDGQQADIAKTLKTQNDEIKGGSTEEGKFPEFSKPHLVASSPAGIETTTSGSTHIASGDHTAITTGKSLSIASGDSLFASIRKAFLLFVHMAGMKLIAAAGNIDIQALTDSINILAKLNITQTGNRITITAKEELVLNGGGSYAKYNAAGIEQGTNGAYVAHAASVSFVGPNTLPVPPMNLPIVDGFDEQFRLTDEQDNALPNAAYTIRSSCGKIWQGISDADGLTQRVFTEKPTSLAVEILKGKSNDHA; encoded by the coding sequence ATGGGGCATACACAGGTCTTTCTGGAGGCACTACGATCAGGCGGTAATCGACAGCACAACAGGATTCTTCGCTTATCGTTCCCCCACAATGATGGTCCGCAGGCCCAGCTCTTGGTTAATAAACTCGACGCGGTGGAGAGCCTGTCGCGGGACTTTTCATTCATTATTGAGCTGTTGTCGGATACCCCTGATCTCGCGCTCAAGGACTTGCAGGGCAAGCTGTTCAGCGTAGAGCTTGTTCGTGGTGACGGCAGCCTCAGATTTTTCTCAGGTTTTTGCTTCGAGTTCAGTTTGCTCCGTACCGATGGCGGAATTTCCTTCTATCAGGCCAAATTGGGGCCGTGGCTGCAGTACCTGCGCCTGCGCACCGACAACTACATTTTTCACGGCAAGACCCTTCGAGAACAGCTGGAAATCATCTTCGCTGATTACGGCACGTTGCCATCCTGGGACTTCCAGGTCAGCGGCGAAGACGCCGCAATGACCGACGCGACTCAGTTCGGCGAAAGCGATTATAACTACATCCATCGACGCCTCGAATTTCGCGGAATTTTTTATCGCTACGCGCATACTGACCAGGGCCACAAGCTGGTCATCATGAATGACTCGACCCGGGCCGAGCCGATCGACGGCGGCCCGGAGATCAAGTTCCAGCGCCATGGCGGCGCCACCGAAGAAGACGGCATCGGCGAATTTTCATCGACGCGCCAAATTGTCCCCAGCAGCGTCACGCTGGGGGGATTCAACTTCAAGAATCCGAAGCCATTCAGCGCTGGCGTGCCAACCCTTAACAGGCAAGGCAATGTGCTCAGCACCGAGGTATATGAATATGTGGGCGCCTATGGAGCCAAGAATGTCCAGGACGCAGATACCCAGGCCCGGCTGCGCATGGAAGAGATCGAGGCGATCGGCAAGCATTTTGAAGCGGTCGGCAACAACCGCTTCGTTATTCCCGGCTGCTGGTTCCATCTGACTAATCACTTTGGTTTCAACCTGTTTGCCAGCCATGAAGAGGCCGCCAAGAACGAGTTCCTGATTGTCTCCGTGCATCATGTGGCGACCAATAATTATCTGCAGGAAGCCACCGAACAAGCCGGCTACAGCAATACCTTCACCTGCATCCGCAAAGCCATCCCCTGGCGGCCGGGGCGCGGCTTCAACAGCGTCGATACCAAGATCAACTACCCGCAAACCGCCACGGTGGTGGGGCCAAATGGCCAGGGGCCTGTGTTTACAGATGAATATGGACGCGTGCGTATCCAGTTCCACTGGGACCGCGTCGGCACCAACGATGAAAAGAGTTCCGCCTTCGTTCGTGCGGCCAGTCCCTGGGCCGGCGCCGAACTGGGCGCCCAAGCGATCCATCGGGTCGGTTCAGAAGTGCTGGTCATGTATCTGGACGGCAATCCTGACCGGCCGATTATCATCGGCAGCGTCTACAACCAGCGTAACATGCCGCCGTGGAAGCTGGCCACCCAGCAGTCGCTGATGGGCTTCCGCAGCCGCGAACTGACGCCTGACGGCGGCAATCAGCCAAGGGGGCGCTCGAATCACGTCATCCTCGATGATTCTAATAAAAGCATACAGGCCCAAATCCGAAGCGATGCCCAACACTCGCAGTTGAGTTTGGGCCAGATCACCCGCATCGAAGACAACGCCGGGCGGAAGGACGCGAGAGGTGACGGCTGGGAGCTGAGGTCAGATGGTCACGGAGTGGCACGCTCGGCCAAGGGCATGCTGATCACCACTGAGGCCCGCCCTGGCGCCGCCGCCCATATGACCGACATGGGAGAGACGATACAGCGCCTTACCTCAGCGCGTGACCAGCACGAAACGCTCGCCGACCTGGCGCAGCAGGCCGGCGCGCAGGAAAAGGACGGCCAGCAAGCCGATATCGCTAAAACCCTGAAGACGCAAAATGACGAAATCAAGGGTGGCAGCACCGAGGAAGGCAAGTTCCCTGAATTCTCGAAACCGCACCTGGTGGCGTCCAGCCCGGCCGGCATCGAGACCACCACCAGCGGCAGCACCCATATTGCCAGCGGCGATCACACCGCCATTACCACCGGCAAGAGCCTGTCGATCGCCAGCGGCGACAGCCTGTTTGCCAGCATCCGCAAGGCCTTCCTTCTGTTCGTGCACATGGCGGGGATGAAGCTGATTGCAGCGGCCGGTAACATCGACATACAGGCGCTGACGGACAGCATCAACATCCTTGCCAAGCTCAACATCACGCAAACCGGCAACCGCATCACCATCACCGCTAAGGAAGAGCTGGTGCTCAATGGCGGCGGCAGCTACGCCAAATACAACGCAGCTGGCATAGAACAAGGGACGAATGGCGCCTATGTGGCTCACGCCGCTTCCGTCAGCTTCGTAGGGCCGAATACTTTACCTGTGCCGCCCATGAATTTGCCCATCGTGGATGGCTTTGACGAACAGTTCAGACTTACGGATGAACAAGATAATGCGCTGCCAAACGCAGCCTATACCATCCGTAGTTCATGTGGGAAAATATGGCAAGGAATCAGTGATGCTGATGGACTCACGCAAAGAGTTTTTACCGAAAAACCTACCTCGCTGGCTGTTGAAATTCTAAAGGGAAAATCAAATGACCACGCATAA